In Pithys albifrons albifrons isolate INPA30051 chromosome 8, PitAlb_v1, whole genome shotgun sequence, a single window of DNA contains:
- the MSTN gene encoding growth/differentiation factor 8: protein MQNVPLCAYIYLFMLISVDPVALDDSSQPTENAEKDGLCNACTWRQNTKSSRIEAIKIQILSKLRLEQAPNISRDVIKQLLPKAPPLQELIDQYDVQRDDSSDGSLEDDDYHATTETIITMPTESDFLVQMEGKPKCCFFKFSSKIQYNKVVKAQLWIYLRQVQKPTTVFVQILRLIKPMKDGTRYTGIRSLKLDMNPGTGIWQSIDVKTVLQNWLKQPESNLGIEIKAFDENGKNLAVTFPGPGEDGLNPFLEVRVTDTPKRSRRDFGLDCDEHSTESRCCRYPLTVDFEAFGWDWIIAPKRYKANYCSGECEFVFLQKYPHTHLVHQANPRGSAGPCCTPTKMSPINMLYFNGKEQIIYGKIPAMVVDRCGCS, encoded by the exons ATGCAAAACGTACCGCTCTGTGCTTATATTTACCTGTTCATGCTGATTTCAGTTGATCCGGTGGCTCTTGATGACAGTAGTCAGCCCACAGAGAATGCTGAAAAAGACGGACTGTGCAATGCTTGTACGTGGAGACAGAATACAAAATCTTCCAGAATAGAAGCCATAAAAATTCAAATCCTCAGCAAACTGCGCCTGGAACAAGCTCCTAATATTAGCAGGGATGTTATTAAGCAACTTTTACCCAAGGCTCCTCCGCTGCAGGAACTGATTGATCAGTATGATGTCCAGAGAGATGACAGTAGCGATGGCTCTTTGGAAGATGATGACTATCATGCCACCACCGAAACGATTATCACAATGCCTACGGAGT CTGATTTTCTTGTACAAAtggagggaaaaccaaaatgttgcTTCTTTAAGTTTAGCTCTAAAATACAATATAACAAAGTAGTAAAGGCACAATTGTGGATATACTTGAGGCAAGTCCAAAAACCTACAACGGTGTTTGTGCAGATCCTGAGACTTATTAAGCCCATGAAAGATGGTACAAGATACACTGGAATTCGATCTTTGAAACTCGACATGAACCCAGGCACCGGTATTTGGCAGAGTATTGATGTGAAGACAGTGTTGCAAAATTGGCTCAAACAGCCTGAATCCAATTTAGGCATCgaaataaaagcttttgatGAGAACGGAAAAAATCTTGCTGTAACTTTCCCAGGACCAGGTGAAGATGGATTG AACCCATTTTTAGAGGTCAGAGTTACAGACACTCCAAAACGGTCCCGCAGAGATTTCGGTCTCGACTGTGACGAGCACTCGACAGAATCCCGATGTTGTCGGTACCCACTGACTGTGGATTTCGAAGCTTTTGGGTGGGATTGGATTATCGCACCTAAAAGATACAAAGCAAATTACTGCTCCGGGGAATGTGAATTTGTGTTTTTACAAAAATACCCTCACACCCACCTGGTACACCAAGCAAACCCCAGAGGCTCGGCAGGCCCTTGCTGCACACCCACCAAGATGTCCCCCATCAACATGCTGTACTTCAACGGGAAAGAACAAATAATATACGGCAAGATACCAGCCATGGTTGTAGATCGCTGTGGGTGCTCATGA